The Fructilactobacillus myrtifloralis genome contains a region encoding:
- a CDS encoding Hsp20/alpha crystallin family protein gives MARNEIQNNGYNPLDDFFGNFGKSLLSSVAGDNRMKTDIIEHDQDFEVVVELPGFQKQDIHLTYDDGTLSIHATHDINAEVQNDDGRVLNQERRSMDVSRSFYLPDVDDQGISASYDGGLLKVILPKAPHDEGDNHQIEIN, from the coding sequence ATGGCACGGAATGAAATTCAAAACAACGGTTACAATCCGCTTGATGATTTTTTTGGTAACTTTGGGAAGAGTTTATTGAGCTCGGTGGCAGGTGATAACCGGATGAAGACCGATATCATTGAACACGATCAGGATTTTGAAGTTGTGGTTGAATTGCCTGGTTTTCAAAAGCAGGATATTCACTTGACCTATGATGACGGAACCCTCAGCATTCATGCGACCCATGACATTAATGCTGAAGTACAAAATGATGACGGCCGGGTTTTGAACCAAGAACGGCGTTCCATGGATGTGAGCCGGTCGTTTTACCTGCCCGATGTTGATGATCAAGGAATCTCGGCCAGTTACGATGGCGGACTGTTGAAAGTCATCTTACCAAAGGCTCCACACGACGAGGGCGACAATCACCAAATCGAAATTAACTAA
- a CDS encoding hemolysin family protein translates to MVTGSIFIDLVIILVTFFLAGFFVACEFALVQTRTTALQEELDDDHTSAKRKRKLTRELHMVKNLNEYLSTTQVGVSLAGIILGWIGETFAIELFVEILGHGGMGAPSATAHGIGAILGIIVLTYLEVVFTEILPKNLSIDMPLKVLDVVSTPLHYCHVIFYPFVWLLNVSAAGVVKMLGLPVANENDEALSQSEILSVSKAAVQNGDLEQNDYLYMRRAFELNDKTARDIMIDRTQLKTVDINDTVNDAIETYLSTKYSRLPVVKDNDKDDILGYVYIYDLIKQAQINPDKPITNLIRKIDTTSETTTISIVLQQMIHNHQPIVVVIDEYGGTSGIITDKDIYEELFGTVRDEIDPSSHTYIFKQPNGSYKISGKLNTYDFEKYFDTQIKEFNESDVVTIAGFVIEHYPHIKVGDIVQIGNFKFKVLDYENSFINWFEVTEVPATLTNPSDTDH, encoded by the coding sequence TTGGTTACTGGATCGATTTTTATCGACTTAGTTATTATTTTAGTTACGTTCTTTCTGGCCGGTTTTTTCGTTGCCTGTGAATTTGCCCTCGTGCAAACCCGGACAACCGCCCTCCAGGAAGAATTGGATGATGATCATACATCTGCCAAACGCAAACGCAAATTAACCCGTGAACTGCACATGGTGAAGAACTTAAACGAATACCTTTCAACCACTCAAGTGGGGGTTTCGTTAGCTGGAATTATTCTAGGGTGGATCGGGGAAACCTTTGCCATCGAATTATTTGTTGAAATCCTGGGACACGGCGGCATGGGTGCCCCTAGCGCCACCGCCCACGGAATCGGAGCCATCCTCGGAATTATTGTGTTGACCTACTTAGAGGTGGTCTTCACAGAAATTCTCCCGAAAAACCTTAGTATTGATATGCCCCTTAAAGTCTTAGACGTGGTCAGCACTCCGCTTCACTACTGTCACGTCATCTTTTATCCCTTTGTCTGGCTCCTCAACGTGTCGGCAGCGGGAGTTGTTAAAATGCTCGGGTTGCCAGTGGCCAATGAGAACGACGAAGCCCTGTCACAATCAGAAATTCTCAGCGTTTCGAAGGCAGCCGTGCAAAACGGGGATTTGGAACAAAATGATTACCTCTACATGCGTCGGGCGTTTGAACTGAATGATAAAACCGCACGTGACATTATGATTGACCGAACGCAGTTGAAAACCGTTGACATCAACGATACGGTTAACGATGCCATCGAAACCTATTTAAGCACCAAATACAGTCGGCTCCCGGTCGTTAAAGATAACGACAAGGATGATATTCTCGGGTACGTCTACATTTACGACTTGATTAAACAAGCGCAAATCAACCCGGATAAACCGATTACGAATCTAATTCGTAAAATTGATACCACTTCAGAAACGACCACCATTTCCATCGTGCTCCAACAGATGATTCATAACCACCAGCCAATTGTAGTGGTGATCGATGAGTACGGTGGTACCTCTGGAATCATTACTGATAAGGATATTTACGAAGAGCTCTTTGGAACCGTCAGAGACGAAATTGATCCTTCCAGTCATACGTACATCTTCAAGCAACCCAACGGTTCCTACAAAATCAGCGGGAAGTTAAATACCTATGACTTTGAAAAGTACTTTGATACGCAAATCAAAGAATTCAATGAATCTGATGTCGTTACCATCGCTGGATTCGTCATTGAACACTATCCGCACATTAAGGTCGGTGACATCGTGCAGATTGGCAACTTCAAGTTTAAAGTCCTTGATTACGAAAACTCGTTTATTAACTGGTTTGAAGTTACCGAGGTTCCTGCGACCCTAACGAACCCCAGCGATACTGATCATTAA
- a CDS encoding YfhO family protein, producing the protein MKMLKKLPTWVLYTIMFAIIVAVFGWTFYLTNRSLIWSMDGIAQHYPILVNFRELLVNFLTHPSQGLTHWSVDLGLGADQLTSFSYYVVGDLFNYLIVFFPKGQIELGYGVLVLLRLYCAGLAFLVYLHNFHLRKISRLISTLTYTFSSFALYAGMHHAFFLLPLIFFPLLAAGIERVLRHNSSLLLFGAVFITFLSNFYFAYMLGLGCLIYVGLRSLMVRKARWFHWGRFFLRLTVTVTLGMLAAAVLFIPTMLYAFQSTRITGDFANGYQLYPLSYYLNLPSKLLGLGGPFSFWLIIGISGVSFYAVVYVLLHFKRYRYLNVALLLVGAGLCFPAVSAIFNAFASPSNRWLALALLPVGLATAIFVNHLTRLTRRDVLTLGVSTLVLLVLIWASHGFLFRLQRHDVIEYVLLFGLLACCWIARDYHWKPSTLYLSVLGIVTLNLIALGLGYYSPNNSGFSRGMLRQQSAAHYTQNYYNGADHYVKKRLGNARTSIGPRYHYFPMERAHTFNTDYFNASSNLPLNLKTHDIASYLTLENGFVGQLEQAIRNNQFTPNDPVSQNDYRSTMLSLMGVKYLFLNSAQRHHRLPAGFKIVQNSHHEPRLFKNQNQLRPAEQATGTILAQNQNALPLLYSQRTVIRPATWNRLSPVEKEQAQLQGAVVASTGNRVREVTPHPTNKSLAYKTNLEDRDWITTFDQLATSKWGQAANRTTTPDQHYTSKDQATAVLTANDQRKRAVQHQNRTGLHELNTDVLGNPQPVTLKLKHPAATRNSELYLELDGIHASGPSAAEQQRQAQNQARLRNQSLSPMDHLNEWRQGLQTSNNGSFKLTAHTTGMSNAVTQLGTDELSNYVPKQTAVLNLGYATKARSTITLHYQGTSRLRFNRVRVIAVPMGQAYQQRLHQLQNQRLRHIKLTKNQITGTSQQPRTTVLTTSIPYSKGWQLFVDNHPVATKRVNTGFVGGIVPAGTHQIRLQYRTPGLGLGLLLTLISGILILGIGFFSCLLKPRKHS; encoded by the coding sequence ATGAAGATGCTGAAAAAACTGCCAACCTGGGTGCTCTATACCATCATGTTTGCAATCATCGTCGCGGTCTTTGGGTGGACGTTTTACCTTACCAATCGTTCGCTCATTTGGAGCATGGATGGAATTGCCCAGCACTACCCCATTCTCGTAAACTTCCGGGAACTGCTAGTCAATTTTCTCACTCATCCCAGTCAGGGCTTGACCCACTGGTCAGTTGACCTCGGCTTGGGAGCCGATCAACTCACTAGTTTTTCCTACTACGTGGTTGGTGATCTATTTAACTATCTCATCGTGTTTTTTCCAAAGGGACAAATTGAATTGGGCTACGGCGTTTTAGTTCTCCTGCGGTTGTACTGCGCGGGCTTAGCCTTTTTAGTGTATCTGCACAACTTTCACCTGCGAAAAATTAGTCGGTTGATTAGTACCCTCACCTACACTTTTTCCAGTTTCGCGCTGTATGCCGGCATGCACCATGCGTTCTTTTTACTCCCCCTCATCTTCTTTCCGCTCCTAGCCGCTGGAATTGAACGCGTCCTCCGGCATAATTCCAGCCTGCTACTCTTCGGGGCCGTTTTCATCACCTTTTTAAGCAACTTTTACTTTGCTTACATGCTGGGGCTCGGTTGCTTAATTTACGTTGGATTACGTAGCCTGATGGTTCGAAAAGCCCGGTGGTTTCACTGGGGCCGGTTTTTCCTCCGTCTGACCGTTACGGTCACTCTCGGAATGTTAGCAGCCGCGGTTCTCTTTATCCCCACCATGCTCTACGCCTTCCAGTCCACTCGGATTACCGGTGACTTTGCGAACGGTTACCAGTTATACCCATTAAGTTATTACCTCAATTTACCTAGCAAACTACTCGGGCTGGGTGGACCCTTCTCTTTTTGGTTAATCATTGGAATCAGCGGGGTCAGTTTCTACGCCGTGGTCTACGTTTTGCTCCACTTCAAACGCTATCGCTACCTTAACGTTGCCCTGCTATTAGTCGGTGCTGGCCTCTGTTTTCCCGCCGTAAGCGCCATCTTTAACGCCTTTGCGTCCCCCTCTAACCGGTGGTTAGCGTTAGCACTTCTGCCGGTTGGGCTGGCCACGGCCATCTTTGTCAATCACCTCACCCGCTTAACCCGACGCGACGTCTTGACCCTTGGAGTCAGTACGCTCGTGCTCCTCGTCCTCATCTGGGCAAGTCATGGCTTCCTCTTCCGGTTGCAACGGCATGATGTGATTGAATACGTCCTGCTCTTTGGCTTACTGGCTTGTTGCTGGATTGCCCGCGATTATCACTGGAAACCGAGCACCCTCTATCTCAGTGTGTTGGGCATCGTTACTCTAAACCTCATTGCCCTCGGGCTGGGCTACTATAGTCCGAACAACAGTGGGTTCAGCCGGGGCATGCTCCGCCAGCAAAGTGCCGCCCACTATACCCAAAATTACTACAATGGGGCTGATCACTACGTTAAAAAGCGGCTGGGCAACGCCCGCACGAGCATTGGACCGCGCTACCATTACTTCCCCATGGAGCGGGCCCACACGTTTAACACCGACTACTTCAACGCTAGTTCTAACCTACCGTTGAACCTTAAAACCCATGACATTGCCTCCTACTTAACGCTGGAAAATGGGTTCGTCGGCCAGTTAGAACAAGCCATCCGAAATAATCAGTTTACGCCCAATGATCCGGTCTCCCAAAACGATTACCGTTCGACCATGTTGTCCTTGATGGGCGTTAAATATCTCTTTCTTAACTCCGCACAACGTCACCACCGCTTACCCGCGGGCTTTAAAATCGTTCAGAACTCGCACCATGAACCACGCTTGTTCAAGAATCAAAATCAACTCCGCCCGGCTGAGCAGGCCACCGGAACGATTCTGGCTCAGAACCAGAACGCCCTGCCGCTTCTCTACAGTCAACGCACGGTCATTCGGCCGGCTACTTGGAACCGTCTTTCGCCCGTTGAAAAGGAACAAGCCCAATTGCAGGGCGCCGTTGTCGCTTCAACTGGCAACCGGGTGCGTGAGGTCACACCCCACCCAACGAACAAGTCCCTTGCATACAAGACTAACTTAGAGGACCGCGACTGGATTACCACCTTTGACCAGTTGGCAACCTCTAAATGGGGGCAGGCTGCGAACCGCACAACTACACCAGACCAACACTACACTAGTAAAGACCAAGCTACGGCGGTGTTAACTGCTAATGACCAGCGCAAGCGAGCGGTCCAGCACCAGAATCGCACTGGTCTACACGAATTAAATACAGATGTGCTTGGGAACCCCCAGCCGGTAACTCTGAAACTGAAGCATCCGGCAGCGACTCGGAACAGTGAACTCTACTTAGAATTAGATGGTATCCACGCTAGTGGCCCTTCCGCAGCAGAACAGCAACGCCAGGCCCAAAACCAAGCGCGGTTACGAAACCAAAGCCTGAGTCCAATGGATCATTTAAATGAGTGGCGCCAGGGGTTACAAACCAGTAACAATGGTAGTTTTAAACTGACGGCCCACACGACCGGAATGAGTAATGCCGTGACGCAACTTGGAACGGACGAACTTTCTAACTACGTGCCCAAGCAAACTGCCGTCCTCAATCTTGGTTACGCTACCAAAGCTCGGTCGACCATTACATTACATTACCAGGGCACAAGTCGCTTACGCTTTAACCGGGTGCGGGTCATTGCCGTGCCGATGGGGCAAGCCTACCAACAACGGCTGCACCAGTTACAAAACCAACGACTCCGTCACATTAAACTGACCAAAAATCAAATCACGGGAACCAGTCAACAACCGCGGACAACGGTCCTCACCACCTCAATTCCGTACTCGAAAGGTTGGCAGTTATTTGTTGATAACCATCCCGTAGCAACCAAACGCGTGAACACCGGCTTTGTCGGGGGAATCGTCCCCGCCGGCACCCATCAAATTCGGCTTCAATACCGAACTCCCGGCCTCGGACTCGGTCTGCTCCTCACGCTGATCAGTGGTATATTAATCCTAGGAATCGGGTTTTTCAGTTGCTTACTCAAACCCCGCAAACATTCGTAA
- the nrdI gene encoding class Ib ribonucleoside-diphosphate reductase assembly flavoprotein NrdI: protein MKPMRILFISIEGNTRNFVENLTAYAQKRHNQDPTNPLVVGKEISDQTDFATETEPYFVTVPTYLDGGDGIGSGVTELLTTTLGEYIGYGTNATLCLGIIGSGNKNFNAQYCLTAKRYSRMFHVPFLADYELRGTDRDVQRIYADMVTRNQEVQPQP, encoded by the coding sequence ATGAAACCCATGCGCATTTTATTCATTTCAATTGAAGGCAATACCCGCAATTTTGTTGAAAATCTAACTGCCTATGCCCAAAAACGCCACAACCAGGATCCCACTAATCCGCTCGTGGTGGGCAAAGAGATTAGTGATCAAACTGACTTTGCCACGGAAACAGAACCCTACTTTGTCACGGTTCCAACCTATCTCGATGGTGGTGATGGCATTGGGAGTGGTGTAACCGAGCTGTTGACCACCACCCTCGGTGAATACATTGGTTATGGCACTAACGCCACCCTCTGCCTGGGAATCATCGGTAGTGGCAATAAAAACTTTAATGCTCAGTACTGTCTCACAGCTAAACGGTACTCTCGCATGTTCCACGTTCCGTTTCTCGCTGACTACGAACTTCGGGGTACCGACCGGGACGTCCAACGGATTTACGCAGACATGGTAACACGTAACCAAGAAGTCCAACCTCAACCCTAA
- a CDS encoding dihydrolipoyl dehydrogenase family protein, whose protein sequence is MAERKYQYDVLYLGSGHGAFNGAMPLAQAGFKLGMIEVDKIGGTCPNRGCNAKISLDMPVKVKDAVDQMQGAGLTGTTKLDWKANYEHEKKVIGALPKAIGAGLESLGIELIHGKGTLVDEHTIAVNGQNYTADKLVIATGAHYHQLDIPGQEYLHNGTDFLDLADQPNRMTIIGGGYIALEFATIAATAGTEVTLMLHHEHALKQFYQPFVEELLADLEAKGVHIMKNVTPSAVTKQADGYQVETNQGNVASDWILDATGRLPNVEGIGLDEVGVEYDAHKGIAVNDHLQTSVPSIYATGDVLDKEVGRLTPTAIYEGMYLTKLFTGATTEPINYPAVPSAVFTSPRIAQVGVTPDQAQAHPDQYDIKEADLSQDWFRLAMRANQGKTLSVFDKQGYLVGMAEVSSEADNAIGSVLPFIEYHIDPEKMNNFITLFPTIESETKHHL, encoded by the coding sequence ATGGCAGAACGAAAGTATCAATATGATGTTTTATACCTTGGAAGTGGACATGGTGCCTTTAACGGAGCTATGCCATTAGCCCAAGCTGGATTTAAACTTGGGATGATTGAAGTCGATAAAATCGGGGGAACTTGTCCCAACCGGGGATGTAACGCTAAGATTTCCCTGGATATGCCAGTCAAGGTTAAGGACGCCGTTGACCAAATGCAAGGCGCTGGTTTAACTGGAACCACTAAGTTGGACTGGAAGGCAAATTACGAACATGAAAAGAAAGTAATTGGCGCTTTACCGAAGGCCATCGGAGCAGGACTAGAAAGTCTTGGAATCGAACTAATTCACGGTAAGGGAACGCTCGTTGACGAACACACCATTGCCGTGAACGGTCAAAACTACACCGCTGATAAATTAGTAATTGCCACCGGAGCTCACTATCACCAGTTAGACATCCCAGGTCAAGAATACCTCCACAACGGAACTGACTTCCTGGATCTTGCTGATCAACCAAACCGGATGACCATCATCGGGGGTGGCTACATTGCCCTTGAATTTGCTACCATCGCTGCAACGGCTGGAACTGAAGTAACCTTGATGTTGCACCACGAACACGCCTTAAAGCAATTCTACCAACCATTTGTTGAAGAATTACTGGCTGACTTAGAAGCAAAGGGTGTTCACATCATGAAGAACGTGACGCCAAGTGCCGTAACCAAGCAAGCTGATGGCTACCAAGTTGAAACTAACCAGGGCAACGTGGCCAGCGATTGGATTCTTGATGCCACTGGCCGACTTCCAAACGTGGAAGGAATCGGACTTGACGAAGTGGGCGTTGAATACGATGCGCACAAGGGAATCGCCGTTAACGACCACTTACAAACCTCTGTTCCTAGCATTTACGCTACTGGAGACGTGCTTGACAAAGAAGTCGGTCGTTTAACTCCAACGGCTATCTATGAAGGAATGTACCTCACTAAGCTCTTTACGGGGGCAACCACGGAACCAATCAACTACCCAGCCGTTCCAAGTGCCGTCTTCACTTCTCCACGGATTGCTCAAGTTGGGGTTACTCCTGATCAAGCCCAAGCTCATCCAGATCAATACGACATCAAGGAAGCTGATTTAAGCCAAGACTGGTTCCGGTTAGCAATGCGGGCGAACCAAGGTAAAACTCTGTCTGTCTTTGACAAACAAGGTTACTTGGTTGGAATGGCTGAAGTTAGTTCCGAAGCCGACAACGCGATTGGTAGTGTTTTACCATTTATCGAATACCACATTGATCCAGAAAAGATGAATAACTTCATTACGTTATTCCCAACCATTGAATCAGAAACGAAGCACCACCTGTAA